The following are encoded in a window of Pseudomonas sp. JQ170C genomic DNA:
- a CDS encoding LysR family transcriptional regulator, translated as MRLRHIEVFQAIRQTGSISGAAQLLHVTQPAVSKILQHAEAQLGFPLFLRVRGKLQITPEALALEREVDKVSDSVEGVRRLAASLRRQPGMSLRIGATPALALSLFGPVISLWSERHPQSECELSSYHSRELVQQLLMREVDVALTLRHPDHPGLNTQALAHGVLVALAPEGWWDEQSQGSPLPVQALAGAPLIGLSSSDPLAAQVGNYLKHLEPAPRIGIRVQTYSLARAMVESGAGIALIDPFTALGSQHTRVRPLDPPLPITLYALTRANESHPHHLDDLLQLFSQRAREQIAKVAR; from the coding sequence ATGCGCTTGCGTCACATCGAAGTATTCCAGGCCATCCGCCAGACCGGCTCGATCAGCGGCGCAGCGCAGTTGCTGCACGTGACGCAGCCGGCGGTGTCGAAAATCCTCCAGCACGCCGAAGCGCAGCTGGGGTTTCCCTTGTTCCTGCGAGTGCGCGGCAAGCTGCAGATCACGCCGGAGGCCCTGGCCCTGGAGCGTGAGGTGGACAAGGTCAGCGACAGTGTCGAAGGGGTTCGCCGCCTGGCTGCCAGCCTGCGTCGCCAGCCGGGTATGAGTTTGCGTATCGGTGCCACCCCGGCGCTGGCGCTGTCACTGTTTGGGCCGGTGATCAGTCTGTGGTCCGAACGTCATCCGCAGTCCGAATGCGAGCTTTCCAGTTATCACAGCCGTGAACTGGTGCAACAGTTGCTGATGCGCGAAGTCGATGTTGCCCTGACCTTGCGCCATCCCGACCACCCGGGCCTGAACACGCAGGCGCTGGCCCACGGCGTGCTGGTCGCCCTGGCCCCGGAAGGCTGGTGGGATGAGCAAAGCCAGGGCTCACCGTTGCCGGTCCAGGCCCTGGCCGGTGCGCCGCTGATCGGCCTGAGCAGCAGTGACCCGCTGGCAGCGCAAGTGGGCAATTACCTCAAACACCTGGAACCGGCCCCGCGCATCGGCATTCGCGTGCAGACCTACTCACTGGCCCGGGCCATGGTCGAATCCGGCGCGGGTATTGCGCTGATCGACCCCTTCACCGCGCTCGGCTCGCAGCACACCCGCGTGCGGCCACTCGATCCGCCATTGCCGATCACCCTCTACGCCCTGACCCGCGCCAACGAAAGTCATCCCCATCACCTGGATGACCTGTTGCAACTGTTCAGTCAGCGCGCCCGCGAGCAGATCGCCAAAGTCGCGCGTTGA
- a CDS encoding D-amino acid dehydrogenase codes for MAQRVTVIGGGVIGLATAYALVREGFAVDLIEARERLAAGTSYANGGQLSYRYVSPLADAGVPLQALGWLLRRDSPLKLRPRLDLAQWRWMGAFMAACRTSVNRTNAAHLLRLALHSQATLAQWREDDQLDGFAWRRNGKLVTFRNPASFAHARAHLLDPQGQQVLDAAGIAVLEPALADAPFIGGVYTADEEVADCHRFCLALAQRLQASGQCRLLLGQSVTRIRHANGVVQALELGDQVLPVERLVLCAGYRSASLGLPGLQLPIYPLKGYSLTAPIRAGHRAPEVSITDYDRKIVYARLECQLRVAAMVDIVGGDESVNPGRLATLHRLAAATLPDAADYANAREWAGMRPATPTGVPLLGATCYRNLWLNLGHGALGFTLACASGALLAELIGGRAPAIDLKGFTAR; via the coding sequence ATGGCACAGCGGGTAACAGTGATCGGCGGCGGCGTCATCGGCCTGGCAACGGCCTACGCCCTGGTGCGCGAAGGTTTTGCGGTTGACCTGATCGAGGCGCGTGAGCGCCTGGCCGCTGGCACCAGCTACGCCAATGGCGGCCAGTTGTCCTACCGCTATGTGTCGCCGCTGGCCGATGCCGGGGTGCCGTTGCAGGCACTGGGCTGGCTGTTGCGCCGCGACTCGCCGCTCAAATTGCGCCCCCGCCTGGACCTGGCCCAGTGGCGCTGGATGGGGGCGTTCATGGCCGCGTGCCGCACCTCGGTCAATCGCACCAACGCGGCCCACTTGTTGCGCCTGGCCCTGCACAGCCAGGCCACCCTGGCCCAATGGCGCGAAGACGACCAACTGGACGGGTTCGCCTGGCGGCGCAATGGCAAGCTGGTGACTTTTCGCAACCCGGCCAGCTTTGCCCATGCCCGCGCTCATCTGCTCGATCCGCAGGGGCAGCAGGTGCTCGATGCGGCCGGCATTGCCGTGCTGGAACCGGCCCTGGCCGATGCGCCCTTCATCGGCGGGGTGTACACCGCCGATGAAGAAGTTGCCGACTGCCACCGCTTTTGCCTGGCCCTGGCGCAGCGCCTGCAAGCCTCGGGGCAGTGCCGTCTGCTGCTGGGCCAGAGCGTGACCCGCATTCGTCATGCCAATGGAGTGGTCCAGGCGCTGGAACTGGGCGACCAGGTTTTGCCGGTGGAACGCCTGGTGCTCTGTGCCGGGTACCGTAGCGCCAGCCTCGGCCTGCCGGGCCTGCAGTTGCCGATCTACCCGCTCAAGGGCTACAGCCTGACCGCACCGATTCGGGCGGGGCATCGGGCGCCGGAGGTCAGCATCACGGATTACGACCGCAAGATTGTCTACGCCCGGCTTGAATGCCAGCTGCGTGTGGCGGCGATGGTCGATATCGTCGGCGGCGACGAGTCCGTCAACCCTGGTCGCCTGGCCACCCTGCATCGCCTGGCCGCCGCCACGTTGCCGGATGCCGCCGATTATGCAAATGCCCGGGAGTGGGCCGGCATGCGCCCGGCAACGCCCACCGGCGTGCCCTTGCTGGGCGCCACCTGCTACCGCAACCTCTGGCTCAACCTGGGGCATGGTGCGCTGGGTTTTACCCTGGCCTGTGCCAGCGGTGCGCTGCTGGCCGAACTGATCGGCGGCCGCGCCCCCGCAATCGACCTCAAGGGATTCACAGCACGGTAG
- a CDS encoding Lrp/AsnC family transcriptional regulator: protein MTDDIDQLLIKALMEDSRRSLKALAQLSGLSSPSVSERLRRLEERGVLKGYTVEIDPRCFGYQLQAIVRVRPLPGQLQEVERQIMAIPEFTECDKVTGDDCFIARLHVRSMEELDTILDKLNGHAETNTAIVKKTPVKRRLPPMA, encoded by the coding sequence ATGACCGACGACATCGACCAGTTATTGATAAAGGCGCTGATGGAGGACTCCCGGCGCTCGCTCAAGGCCCTGGCGCAACTGAGCGGCCTGTCCTCCCCCAGTGTCAGCGAACGCCTGCGCCGCCTGGAAGAACGCGGCGTGCTCAAGGGCTACACGGTAGAGATCGACCCGCGCTGTTTCGGCTACCAACTGCAGGCCATCGTCCGCGTGCGGCCGTTGCCGGGGCAGTTGCAGGAGGTGGAGCGCCAGATCATGGCCATCCCCGAGTTCACCGAGTGCGACAAGGTGACCGGGGATGACTGCTTTATCGCACGTCTGCATGTGCGCTCGATGGAAGAGCTCGACACGATCCTCGACAAACTCAACGGCCATGCCGAGACCAACACCGCGATCGTCAAGAAAACCCCGGTCAAACGCCGCCTCCCACCCATGGCATAA
- a CDS encoding DMT family transporter, with amino-acid sequence MDSSIRRGSFEMVAAMLISGTIGWFVLVSGQPVLDVVFWRCVFGAGTLLLICLAMGFLRPGILTRVTFALAVFSGVAIVGNWVLLFASYSRASIAIGTAVYNVQPFMLVGLAAVFLGEKITVQKLFWLALSFLGMLAIVSAHGSQGGSGSDYLVGIGLALGAAFLYAVAALIIKRLSGTPPHLIALIQVCTGILLLAPWANTSGLPSEAGALGSLITLGIVHTGVMYVLLYGAIQKLPTALTGALSFIYPIAAIFVDWFAFGHRLEPLQWLGVAAILLAAAGMQQGWWFKPAAKAVAVKPD; translated from the coding sequence ATGGACAGTTCAATACGCCGTGGGTCGTTCGAGATGGTCGCCGCGATGCTGATTTCGGGGACCATCGGCTGGTTTGTGCTGGTGTCCGGGCAGCCGGTGCTGGATGTGGTGTTCTGGCGTTGCGTGTTCGGTGCCGGCACCTTGCTGTTGATCTGCCTGGCCATGGGCTTTCTGCGGCCGGGCATCCTCACCCGCGTCACGTTCGCCCTGGCGGTGTTCAGCGGGGTGGCGATCGTGGGTAACTGGGTGTTGTTGTTCGCCTCCTATTCGCGCGCCTCGATTGCCATCGGCACGGCGGTGTACAACGTCCAGCCGTTCATGCTGGTGGGGCTGGCGGCGGTGTTTCTTGGCGAGAAGATTACCGTGCAGAAGCTGTTCTGGCTGGCGCTGTCGTTTCTCGGGATGCTGGCAATCGTCAGTGCCCATGGCAGCCAGGGCGGCAGTGGCAGCGACTACCTGGTGGGCATTGGCCTGGCCCTTGGCGCAGCGTTTCTCTATGCCGTGGCGGCGTTGATCATCAAGCGCTTGAGCGGTACACCGCCACACCTGATCGCGTTGATCCAGGTGTGCACCGGCATCCTGCTGCTGGCGCCCTGGGCCAATACCTCGGGCCTGCCCAGCGAGGCCGGTGCGCTCGGCTCATTGATCACGCTGGGGATTGTCCACACCGGGGTGATGTATGTGCTGCTTTATGGGGCGATCCAGAAGCTGCCGACCGCCTTGACCGGGGCCTTGTCGTTCATCTACCCGATCGCGGCGATCTTCGTCGACTGGTTCGCCTTTGGTCATCGCCTGGAGCCGCTGCAGTGGCTGGGCGTGGCGGCGATCCTGCTGGCGGCGGCCGGCATGCAGCAGGGCTGGTGGTTCAAGCCGGCGGCCAAGGCGGTTGCTGTCAAGCCAGACTGA
- a CDS encoding alpha/beta hydrolase, with amino-acid sequence MSEKPTIVLVHGFWGGAAHWSKVILELSRLGHRDLHAVEMPLTSLADDAERTRKMVASIPGKVLLVGHSYGGAVITQMGNQPNVAGLVYIAAFAPDDGESPGSITGKNPPEAAANLQPDTDGYLWIKPDKLHESFCQDLSKDEGLVMSVTQKAPLASTFGDTISNPAWKHKPCWYQRSTHDRMIHPDNQAFMAERMKPKETLNLDASHASLASRAAEVAALIDRAALSLA; translated from the coding sequence ATGAGCGAGAAACCCACCATTGTTCTGGTTCACGGCTTCTGGGGCGGCGCCGCCCACTGGAGCAAGGTCATCCTAGAATTGTCACGCCTGGGTCACCGCGACCTGCACGCCGTGGAGATGCCCCTCACCTCGCTGGCCGATGATGCCGAGCGTACGCGCAAGATGGTCGCCTCGATTCCCGGCAAGGTGTTGCTGGTCGGTCACTCCTATGGCGGCGCGGTCATTACCCAGATGGGCAATCAGCCCAACGTCGCAGGCCTGGTGTACATCGCCGCTTTCGCCCCCGATGACGGCGAAAGCCCGGGCAGCATCACCGGCAAGAATCCACCTGAAGCGGCGGCCAACCTGCAACCGGACACTGATGGCTACCTATGGATCAAACCCGACAAACTCCACGAAAGTTTCTGCCAGGACCTGAGCAAGGATGAAGGGCTGGTCATGAGCGTGACCCAGAAGGCACCGCTGGCCAGCACCTTTGGCGACACCATCAGTAACCCGGCGTGGAAGCACAAACCTTGCTGGTACCAGCGCTCGACGCACGACCGGATGATCCACCCGGACAACCAGGCATTCATGGCCGAGCGCATGAAGCCCAAAGAAACACTCAACCTCGACGCCAGCCATGCCTCGCTGGCCTCCAGGGCCGCCGAAGTGGCGGCCCTGATCGACCGCGCAGCCCTCAGTCTGGCTTGA
- a CDS encoding class I SAM-dependent methyltransferase: MTSVIDTLQHHLLAALDPAPAETRRLFHGRGRCWPGLEQITVDWLQGVLLVSLFREPPEGQLPALEQMLLALAEAPCWMGQAILIQHRYLPDSPGNWLVGTPSEHWLIDEDGLRYQLDLGVKQNTGLFLDMRYGRRWVREQAAGKRVLNLFAYTCGFSVAAVAGGAEHVVNLDMARSALSRGRDNHRHNGHDLSRVSFLGHELFKSWGKVRKSGPYDLIIIDPPTFQKGSFVLTQDYRKILRRLPELLREGGTVLACVNDPGIGLEFLLEGMAEEAPALTFVERLANPPEFADIDPAGGLKAMVFV, translated from the coding sequence ATGACTTCTGTGATCGACACCCTCCAGCACCACCTGCTCGCGGCCCTTGACCCGGCGCCGGCAGAAACCCGCCGGCTGTTCCATGGCCGTGGCCGCTGCTGGCCGGGGCTTGAGCAGATCACCGTGGACTGGTTGCAGGGCGTGTTGCTGGTGTCGCTGTTTCGCGAGCCGCCCGAGGGCCAGTTGCCGGCGCTGGAGCAGATGTTGCTGGCGCTGGCCGAGGCGCCTTGCTGGATGGGGCAGGCGATCCTGATCCAGCACCGCTACCTGCCTGACAGCCCCGGCAACTGGCTTGTGGGTACCCCCAGCGAGCACTGGCTGATCGACGAGGATGGCCTTCGCTATCAGCTGGACCTGGGCGTGAAGCAGAACACCGGCCTGTTCCTCGACATGCGCTATGGCCGCCGCTGGGTACGTGAGCAGGCGGCGGGCAAGCGGGTACTGAACCTGTTCGCCTACACCTGCGGGTTTTCCGTGGCGGCGGTTGCGGGCGGTGCCGAGCACGTGGTCAACCTGGACATGGCGCGCTCGGCCCTGAGCCGGGGGCGTGACAACCATCGGCACAATGGCCATGACCTGTCGCGGGTCAGCTTTCTGGGGCATGAACTGTTCAAGTCCTGGGGCAAGGTGCGCAAGTCCGGGCCTTATGACCTGATCATCATCGACCCGCCGACCTTCCAGAAAGGCAGCTTCGTGCTGACCCAGGATTACCGCAAGATCCTGCGCCGCTTGCCTGAATTGTTGCGTGAAGGGGGGACGGTGTTGGCGTGCGTGAACGACCCGGGGATCGGGCTTGAGTTCTTGCTTGAGGGCATGGCCGAAGAAGCCCCAGCCCTGACGTTCGTGGAGCGCCTGGCCAACCCCCCGGAGTTCGCGGACATCGACCCGGCCGGCGGCCTCAAAGCGATGGTGTTCGTGTAG
- a CDS encoding PepSY domain-containing protein: MKRYLYLWHRWLGIGLCLFMALWFFSGVVMLYVGYPKLTPREHLAHLPVLNLQGCCVDLRSALAAADPERAPSSICLSTVAGTPRYLLGYSGGANVAVDARSGQRLGATDRDQALTSAYQYDPLATARYQGEVQEDLWTHSRALDADRPLQRVQLNDAQGTLLYVSGQTGEVVRDASAVERGWNLVGAWLHWLYPLRGIGLDGLWSNLVIYLSLGATLMALLGAVIGVLRWRLRKPYRSGSRSPYRGFARWHHIGGLVFGVLAITWIFSGLMSMNPWRLFSSDAPLNTAAYQGGVLQAEAFPVSAQQAIARFADEGFVVRELEWRLIGGTGYLVGHDGGGRTRLLADGQVLGRLPKEVVEGAAQAILPTVKMHSEQLDAYDFYYYARAEQSMLGHLDKRLPVLRVRFDDPQQSWLHLDLYTGELLGVMDQPRRASRWLFALLHSWDWLPLLERRPLWDVWMVVLSIGGLVISVSGIVLGWRRLRH, translated from the coding sequence ATGAAACGCTACCTGTACCTGTGGCACCGCTGGCTCGGCATCGGCCTGTGCCTGTTCATGGCCCTGTGGTTCTTCTCGGGCGTGGTCATGCTGTATGTCGGCTACCCCAAGCTGACACCCCGGGAGCACCTGGCGCACCTGCCGGTGCTGAATCTGCAGGGCTGCTGTGTCGACCTGCGCAGCGCCCTGGCTGCCGCCGACCCCGAGCGGGCACCGTCGAGCATCTGTTTGAGCACCGTGGCGGGTACACCGCGCTACCTGCTCGGCTACAGCGGTGGCGCCAACGTGGCCGTGGATGCCCGCAGCGGGCAACGCCTTGGCGCCACCGATCGCGACCAGGCCTTGACCAGCGCCTACCAGTACGACCCGCTGGCAACCGCGCGCTATCAAGGGGAGGTGCAGGAAGACCTGTGGACGCACTCGCGGGCCCTGGATGCCGACCGTCCGTTGCAGCGTGTGCAGCTCAACGATGCCCAAGGCACCTTGCTCTACGTCTCCGGCCAGACCGGCGAAGTGGTGCGCGATGCCAGCGCCGTGGAGCGTGGCTGGAACCTGGTCGGCGCCTGGCTGCACTGGCTGTACCCCCTGCGCGGCATCGGCCTGGACGGGCTGTGGAGCAACCTGGTGATTTACCTGTCGCTGGGCGCCACGCTGATGGCGTTGCTGGGGGCGGTGATCGGCGTGTTGCGCTGGCGCCTGCGCAAGCCCTACCGCAGCGGCTCGCGCTCGCCCTACCGGGGCTTTGCCCGCTGGCACCATATCGGTGGCTTGGTGTTCGGGGTGCTGGCGATCACCTGGATTTTCAGCGGCTTGATGTCGATGAATCCGTGGCGGCTGTTCAGCAGCGATGCGCCGCTCAATACCGCGGCCTATCAGGGTGGGGTACTGCAGGCCGAGGCCTTCCCGGTGTCCGCCCAGCAGGCAATCGCACGCTTTGCCGATGAGGGCTTTGTGGTGCGGGAGCTGGAGTGGCGGTTGATTGGCGGTACGGGGTACCTGGTAGGTCATGACGGTGGCGGCCGCACCCGGCTGCTGGCCGACGGGCAGGTGCTTGGGCGCTTGCCGAAGGAGGTAGTGGAAGGTGCTGCCCAGGCGATTCTGCCGACGGTCAAGATGCACAGCGAACAGCTCGACGCCTACGACTTCTACTACTACGCACGGGCCGAACAGAGCATGCTCGGGCATCTGGACAAACGCTTGCCGGTGCTGCGAGTACGGTTCGATGACCCGCAGCAGAGCTGGCTGCACCTGGACCTGTACACCGGCGAACTGCTGGGGGTGATGGACCAGCCCCGGCGTGCGTCGCGTTGGCTGTTTGCCTTGCTGCATAGCTGGGACTGGCTGCCGTTGCTGGAACGGCGGCCGTTGTGGGACGTGTGGATGGTGGTGCTCAGCATTGGTGGGCTGGTGATCAGCGTCAGCGGTATCGTGCTGGGCTGGCGACGGCTTCGCCACTGA
- a CDS encoding TonB-dependent receptor → MPYSNRLSGCAALLCALSFNASAEAQLTLPDLRIEGRADTEEGVLLDTPSQTGSRLGLTPRETPASVNIVNRQQLEQRGAQTTQDALNGVPGMTAASPPGSAGSVAYRGFSGAQITQLFNGISVQYDSIAARPVDSWIYDRVEAIGGPSSFLFGAGAVGGSINYITKLASRDENFNEGRIKYGSYDSSETSFGFNHALNEGDGIRNYARLDFSHTHSNGYVDREERDAWSVAFSLLTDINDQLSHTLALEYQNETVDSPYWGSPVLNPLGGEMKVDESRRFENYNVEDGRYEQRVRWLRSITEYRFNDDTSVRNTLYHYNTERNFRNLETYAYTADNSHVNRSNALLQRHDQELNGNRFELLHQGQLLGMNSQWSAGMDYSHNVQMNYPRSVTGVFDSVDPAHFDPGHFYDLKGMLPGYQKNRQNTVDTWAAFLENRLQLTERLSLLTGLRYDHIDLEVHNYRTVDANNPLDFKQTYEPTTGRIGLVYQLTPAANVYVQYSTAADPPAGILTTATFAQVRDFDLSTGKQIEVGSKFDFLDGRGAATLAAYHIERKNLATTDPANPGFTQPVGKQSSHGVELAGSLRVTPQLLAKGNLAYVDAQYDEFNENVGGTSVSRKGNTPTNIPERVANLWLTYDIDPSWQVGGDSRYVSSVYADAANTRHAPSYTVFGAFVGYKVDADTRITARVRNLTDEVYARWTSASMLYLGAPRTLELAVQTRF, encoded by the coding sequence ATGCCCTACTCCAATCGCCTATCCGGTTGCGCGGCGCTGCTCTGCGCGCTGTCTTTCAATGCCTCGGCCGAGGCCCAGCTGACGCTCCCCGACCTGCGCATCGAAGGCCGCGCTGATACCGAAGAAGGCGTCCTGCTCGACACACCCTCGCAAACCGGCTCCCGCCTGGGCCTGACCCCACGGGAAACCCCCGCGTCGGTGAACATCGTCAACCGCCAGCAGCTTGAACAGCGCGGCGCCCAGACCACCCAGGACGCCCTCAACGGCGTCCCCGGCATGACCGCCGCCTCGCCACCGGGCTCCGCAGGCTCGGTGGCCTACCGGGGCTTTTCCGGTGCGCAGATCACCCAGTTGTTCAACGGCATCAGCGTGCAATACGACTCCATTGCCGCACGCCCGGTGGACAGCTGGATCTACGACCGCGTCGAAGCCATCGGCGGGCCCTCGAGCTTCCTGTTCGGCGCCGGTGCCGTGGGCGGTTCGATCAACTACATCACCAAGCTCGCCAGCCGCGACGAGAACTTCAACGAGGGTCGCATCAAGTACGGTTCCTACGACAGCAGCGAAACCTCGTTTGGCTTCAACCATGCGCTGAACGAGGGCGACGGCATCCGCAACTACGCGCGCCTGGACTTCAGCCACACCCACAGCAACGGCTATGTCGACCGCGAAGAGCGCGATGCCTGGAGCGTGGCCTTCTCGCTGCTCACCGACATCAACGACCAGCTCTCCCACACCCTGGCCCTGGAATACCAGAACGAGACCGTCGACAGCCCCTACTGGGGCAGCCCGGTGCTCAACCCCCTGGGTGGCGAAATGAAGGTCGATGAAAGCCGGCGCTTCGAGAACTACAACGTCGAGGACGGTCGTTACGAGCAGCGGGTGCGCTGGCTGCGCTCGATCACCGAGTACCGTTTCAACGACGACACCTCGGTGCGCAACACCCTCTACCACTACAACACCGAGCGTAACTTCCGAAACCTTGAAACCTACGCCTACACCGCCGACAACAGCCACGTGAACCGCTCCAACGCCTTGCTGCAGCGTCACGACCAGGAGCTCAACGGCAACCGCTTCGAGCTGCTGCACCAGGGCCAGTTGCTGGGCATGAACAGCCAGTGGTCGGCCGGGATGGATTACAGCCATAACGTGCAGATGAACTACCCGCGCTCAGTCACCGGGGTGTTCGACAGTGTCGACCCTGCGCACTTCGATCCCGGTCACTTCTACGACCTCAAGGGCATGCTCCCGGGCTATCAGAAAAACCGCCAGAACACCGTGGACACCTGGGCGGCGTTCCTGGAAAACCGCCTGCAACTGACCGAGCGCCTGTCGCTGCTCACCGGCCTGCGCTACGACCATATCGACCTTGAGGTCCACAACTACCGCACCGTCGATGCCAACAACCCCCTGGACTTCAAGCAAACCTACGAACCCACCACCGGGCGCATCGGCCTGGTCTACCAACTGACACCGGCCGCCAACGTCTACGTGCAGTACAGCACCGCCGCCGACCCGCCCGCCGGTATCCTCACCACCGCGACCTTTGCCCAGGTGCGCGACTTTGACCTGAGCACCGGCAAGCAGATCGAGGTGGGCAGCAAGTTCGACTTTCTCGACGGCCGTGGCGCCGCCACCCTTGCCGCCTACCACATCGAGCGCAAGAACCTGGCCACCACAGACCCGGCCAACCCCGGCTTCACCCAGCCGGTGGGCAAGCAGTCGTCGCACGGCGTCGAGCTGGCGGGCTCGTTGCGCGTGACCCCGCAGCTGTTGGCCAAGGGCAACCTCGCCTACGTCGATGCCCAGTACGACGAGTTCAACGAGAACGTCGGTGGCACCAGCGTGTCGCGCAAGGGCAACACCCCGACCAACATCCCCGAGCGGGTGGCCAATCTGTGGCTGACCTACGACATCGACCCCAGCTGGCAGGTGGGCGGCGACAGTCGCTATGTGTCGTCGGTGTACGCCGATGCGGCCAACACCCGGCATGCGCCGTCGTACACGGTGTTCGGTGCCTTTGTCGGCTACAAGGTCGATGCCGACACCCGCATCACCGCCCGGGTACGCAACCTGACCGATGAAGTCTATGCCCGCTGGACCAGCGCCAGCATGCTCTACCTGGGTGCCCCGCGCACCCTGGAGCTGGCCGTGCAGACGCGCTTCTAG
- a CDS encoding DUF2946 domain-containing protein, which produces MNPTRAHRPLIAWTLYFCVLFNLFACGIGHGQMMGLKLNGIGGAFCSAMGSAGPTLKSDFGDQSVAGWDSLQTCPVCAAAVVCLGLVLAIGWLLAAARTRRYHRELRSKAPPRYCWPAANPRASPLLA; this is translated from the coding sequence ATGAATCCCACCCGCGCCCACCGCCCGCTGATTGCCTGGACCTTGTATTTCTGTGTCCTGTTCAATCTGTTCGCCTGCGGAATCGGTCATGGGCAGATGATGGGCCTCAAGCTCAACGGCATCGGCGGCGCCTTCTGCTCGGCCATGGGCAGCGCCGGCCCTACCCTCAAGAGTGACTTCGGCGATCAGTCGGTCGCCGGCTGGGACAGCCTGCAAACCTGCCCGGTGTGTGCCGCAGCCGTGGTCTGCCTGGGCCTGGTGCTGGCCATCGGCTGGCTACTGGCCGCCGCCCGTACCCGCCGTTACCACCGTGAACTGCGCAGCAAGGCGCCACCGCGCTATTGCTGGCCTGCCGCCAACCCCCGCGCCTCCCCCCTTCTGGCTTGA